Proteins encoded by one window of Lycium barbarum isolate Lr01 chromosome 11, ASM1917538v2, whole genome shotgun sequence:
- the LOC132619463 gene encoding receptor-like protein EIX1 encodes MERCPLCDNQTGNVIRLDLRGPSNHNASISIAPLIGKLSHALQELKQLKFLDLSYNQISGGIPDFLGSLMPPNLGSLSSLNSLDLSHNSFLSVNNLEWVSRLHQLRYLAISYVNTSKATDWLESVLKLPSLQVLSLASSMLPAVFPSLFNSSNLTHLDLSGNALHGPIPDALWNMKSLQHLNLSRNALGGGFPRCLGNSSNLKFLRLASNNLDGKLPEIMKNLSCMSVL; translated from the exons ATGGAGAGGTGTCCATTGTGTGATAATCAAACTGGTAATGTCATCAGACTCGATCTTCGTGGCCCTTCCAATCACAATGCATCTATTTCTATTGCGCCACTGATAGGTAAGCTAAGTCATGCCTTGCAAGAGTTGAAGCAACTAAAGTTTTTGGATCTTAGTTACAATCAAATTTCAGGAGGCATACCAGACTTTCTTGGTTCTCTGA TGCCTCCTAATCTTGGTAGTCTTTCTAGCTTAAACAGCCTTGATCTAAGCCATAATAGTTTCCTATCTGTGAATAACCTCGAGTGGGTTTCGCGTCTTCATCAGTTGAGATACCTAGCCATAAGTTATGTTAACACAAGTAAAGCAACTGATTGGTTAGAATCAGTGCTCAAGCTTCCCTCCCTTCAAGTCTTGAGCTTGGCTAGTTCTATGCTTCCTGCCGTGTTTCCTTCA CTATTTAACTCAAGCAATCTGACTCACCTTGATCTCTCTGGTAATGCTTTACATGGTCCAATTCCTGATGCTTTATGGAATATGAAATCCCTACAACACCTAAATCTATCTCGTAATGCACTTGGAGGTGGTTTCCCTAGATGCCTTGGTAACAGTAGTAATTTAAAGTTTTTACGATTGGCTTCTAACAATCTAGACGGAAAGCTACCTGAGATAATGAAAAACTTGTCATGCATGTCGGTTCTCTAG